From the genome of Moritella sp. F3:
GTGTCGAACAGCTTGCTGCATTGGTAAAGTTGATTGAGAGTGCGCCTGCAGACTTGTGGACATTAAGAGAAGATAGCTTTAATTGTTATGAAATGGATTTTCGTTTAGCTGAACTACAACAGCAATTAGCTATTTTAAAACCGCTGAACAAGAAACTTGCACCGTTTGTGAATATCAATACCCTAGGGTCGACAAATACCCTGCAATCGATTCAATGCTGTTTAGATAATGCGGGTATGTTCCGTTGGTTTTCTGCTAAATGGCGTGATGCTAAGCAACAAGCATTAAACCTTGCTGCACATGATCAGTTAAAGTTGGAAGATATTAAATTGTTATTTCCAGCCATGATCAAATACGTGAATACTCAGGAACGTTTCGATGCTCTGTTTTTACAAGAACCTATCTTAGCTGCTTGTCATCAGGGATTAAATACCGATGTTACGCCACTGCTCGCGATACGTGAATGGTATAAAGATATTGATTTTGTAATGGCTGAGCACTTTGTTGGTGAAACAGGACTGCTAGCTGGTTTATCCGTTATTGATAAACAAAGTGCGGATAAATTGGTTGTTGAGTACCACGCAAACTTGCTCTCGTTAATTAATAACCTAGATAATAAGATGAACAAGTTAGGATTAAGCTTTGCTGATCATCAGATGTTGCAGCAGAGTGATGCTGATTATGCCCTCGTTGTGACTGAATTAAAGTCGACTTTGTTAGATGCATTAAGTGTATTGAAGGAAAGTGGGGTAGATACTAACACTTGTCTATCTGAGCTTTGTAAAGCGCCGAACTTAAACGCTAAACAGTAATGAAATATTGTTAGGCCGATAGTTATATTGATAGGTATCGCGATTGGCTTAGTGTTTAGTTGAGTGACAGTTCGTTTTAAGAGGATTGTTTTGCTCATTAAATTTCAGGTATAAAAAAACCCTGCTCAATGAGCAAGGTTTCATTATTTGGTGCGTCCTACAAGACTTGAACTTGTGACATCTAGCATGTCGAGCTAGCGCTCTACCAACTGAGCTAAGGACGCGGAATTTGTACCATTAAAAATGGTGCTCGCTACAAGACTTGAACTTGTGACATCTAGCATGTCGAGCTAGCGCTCTACCAACTGAGCTAAGCGAGCATAATTTGGTATGTCGTTAAGACGAATCAAATACTATCCCGCATCCTTATTATCATCAAGTCTTTTTTAAACAATATCAGTATATTGCTTTAAAACTAAGCAGCAGGGTCTATATTTAAATCTTCTGCAGGGCCAAAGAATTCAAAATGCACATTTTCAGCTGGAATTTTTAGTTTAGGAGCGAAACCGTTCATTGCTTGCATGAAAGGTTTTGGACCTAAGAAATAAAACTCTACGTCACGGTCATGACCAATTTTTTCTTCCAGCATTGCTAGATTGATGAAACCAGTTGCGTCAGGCTGACATTCTGCCGTTGCATGGCTGTAAACGAAGTAAGGTTTGATGTTGTCGTTTTCAGCAGCAAGACATTTTACATGATCACGGAAGGCGTGAACTTTAGTGTTCATTGCGGCGTGAATAAAGTGAATCGGGCGGTCTGTATCTTTCAAGCTATTAAGCATGCTGATTGCTGGTGTGATACCAACACCACCAGTAACAAGTACAACAGGTTTTTTATTGTCTTTTAAGACGAAGTCACCTGCAGGTGCAAGTACACGTAATGTGTCACCAGCTTGCACTTTATTATGTAAGTGGTTAGATGCCGCGCCACCTTCTTCACGTTTAATACTAATACGTAAGTATTCTGAATTTGGTGAGTCTGAAAGACTGTATTGACGACGCGTCTCTTCACCATCAATGTTTAATACTAGACCGATAAACTGACCCGGTGTGAATGAAGACACTGGTCGGCCATCAGTTGGTGTTAGATAGAATGACGTGATATTTTCGCTCTCAGCTACTTTTGAAGTCACTTTGAAGTCACGTTCGCCACGCCAGCCGCCTTCTTTCTCTGCATTGGCGGTGTATGCCGCTTCTTCAGCTGCGATAAGCAGATCCGCTAGCTGCCAATATGCTTGTCCCCATGCTTCAATCACTGCATCTGTTGCTGCATCACCTAACACTGCTTTGATTGATTTTAATAAGCACTCGCCAACAATTGCGTATTGTTCTGGTAAAATATTCAATGACACGTGCTTGTTAACAATACGGTTCACTGCAGCTTCTAATACAGATAGGTTTTCGATGTTACCTGCATAAGCAACAAGGGCGTTTGCCAGAGCTTTAGGTTGGGCGTTACCTGCTTGGTTACTTTGGTTGAAGAAACGTTTTACTTCTGGGTATTCTCTAAACATCAAAGGATAAAAATGCGCTGTAATATCATTAGCATGAACAGAAACAGCTGGGACAGTCGCTTTGATAATATCTATAGTTTGTTGCGTTAACATAATAGCTACCTTGTATAGGTTGTGAATCGATTGTTGAGAATAATTGATCTACATCAATATTTATATTTCCTGTATTGCAGTAGCTGTGCCAACTTTACAAGCTGCTGATTATTAATACTTTTAATTTTAAATAGGCATTACCTGTTAGTTTGGTTGTATTTATGACAACGATTATGAGTTGTCATAAATACAACCAGAAGTCATTTTGACAACGATTGTGGGAATAATAAGCAAGAATTGCATGTATAAAACCGATTCAGTTCGTTTGCTTAAATGGCCAATTCACCGGTAATAAAATAGTTTATATTCTGCGTGTGGCTAGCGAATCACCTGCTAAGTCAATTAAGTAAAAAGCCGGTTTTATTATCAAGGATGATATGGAATTGGGGTCATGATAAATACTACCCCGTAGGGGACAACTTAGACATTCAAGGAAAACCATGAAATTAATCATTAGAGATGTTCAAAAAGCAGATGCGCAAGGCATCATGGATATATTGAATCCAATCATTGAGGGTGGTCTTTATACCATTCTTGATTCCACATTCTCTTTGGAAGAGGAAGAGCAATTTATTCAAGACTTCCCTGAAAGAGGTGTTTTTAATGTTGCTTCTAATGCAGAGGAATCAACCATCGTTGGATTCCAAAATGTAGAACCGTTTGCTACTTATACCCACGCTTTCGATCATGTCGGGATCATCGGTACATACGTTGATGGCAGCTACAGAAGGCAAGGTGTTGCATCGAGTTTATTTAACTCAACGTTTGAGCGGGCAAGAGCTCAAGGTTATGAAAAGCTATTTGCTTATGTGCGTGAGGATAACAAAAACGCACTCGCAACGTATTTAAAGCATGGATTTGAAGTCATTGGTACCGCCAAACGTCATGCTAAGATCAATGGCAAATACATCGATGAAGTGCTAATTGAAAAAATGCTATAAATGTTTTCCTCCCTGTTTTCTAATTGACTGATTACGTTTAATATATAAATGGATTAGTAATAATTAGTTAGGCATCAAGGAGGAGTTATATGCACCTAGCACAATTAAACATAGCGAAAGCGAAATACGCATTAGAAGCGCCAGAGATTAAAGAATTCGTTGATAATCTAGAACCGGTGAATAATACCGCAGAAACAAGTGACGGCTTTATTTGGCGTTTAAAGGACGAAAACGGTGACGCGACCAGTATTCAAGCCTTTTCCGATCCGAATATTATTGTAAATATGTCGGTTTGGCAGTCTCCTGATGCGCTTAAAAATTTCATGTTTAGAACGCACCATCGAGACTTTCTACGTCGTAAAAAGGAATGGTTCGATATTATCCCTGAGGACAGCTATGTTCTGTGGTGGGTACCTATTGGCCATATTCCAACGGTAGAGGAAGCGGTTAGTAAGTTAGAATATCTACGAAATAACGGTGATAGTCCTACTGCATTTACGTTTAAAAGTAACTTCAGCAGTGAAGAGTTTCTAGCGGACAGCGCTTAAGCCATTTGTAAATATAAGTATAGATATAGTTACCTTCTGTTATCACTAAGAGTGTCCCTGTAGACTGTCCTCTTAAATGGAATTACAACGTCATAGTACAAGGTTATTGTAGTATGGCTGCGTTTAGGAGGCCTCAGTGTCATTATTTTTTATATCCCAAGTATTAGTCGCCATCGCTATTTGTTTTGATTTGATGTCTTTTCAGTTTAAAGAGAGGCAGAAGATTGTGGCCTGTTTATTCTGTGCGGGAGTGCTTATTTCGAGTCACTTTATTCTGCTTGAACAATGGACTGCGGCGAGTTTGATGGTTATCGCAACGGTTCGTTATTTAGTAAGTATCTTTTCGACATCACCAAAATTAAAGTATTTGTTTGGTTCAGCATCGTTAATTGCGACAGTATTGACTTATTCTGGGTTGATTAGTGTTTTGAGTTTCTTGGCTTCTAGCTTTCAGACTGTAGCTGCGTTCAATAAAGATGATAAGCGGTTAAGAGAGTTAATGGTTGTGGGGACAAGTTTATGGCTAGTACACAATTACTTAATCGGCTCACCGACGGCGGTCATAATGGAAGCTCTATTTATCACGAGTAACCTAGTTGGGTATTATCGTTATTATTACAAGAAAGAGGCTGTGATATAGACGAAGATATTGTGGCTAAAGACCCTGTAATTAATTCACTGATTACAGGGGGGACTCTAAATTGACTACACCTTACAAATAGCAGCTACTGCTTTTAACCGACGCGTAGGCTCTGCCACAAATGGATTACTTTTATCCCAGGCATAACCAGCTAAAATAGAACAGATCATTTGTTTGATCTTCGGGTTAGGATTGTTGTGCAAGACAACGTCTTGGAACTCACCTGTATACCAACCTTCAACATAACAACGGAATGCGTTAACGCCTGTCATCAATGTATCGGCATATTCAGTTTGCCAATCAACAGCTTCATTGTTGAACTGTTTCACTAACAAATCAGCTGCAAGTTCAGCAGACTTCATTGCAATCGTGACGCCTGACGAGAATACTGGATCTAAAAACTCACCGGCATTCCCCAACAAAGCAAAGTTTCGCTCAAAGAGTTTAGTCACGTTGGCTGAATAACCCATGATCGTGCCACAAGGGTTAGGGTAACTAGCTTGTGAAAGTAATACTTTAAGATTGCTTTCTTCAGTTGCTAGTTGCTTTAACGCTGCAAGATGATCGTCAGGGTAATTAGCAAAGAACTCAGGTTCTCCAACCACACCAAACGAGCAGGTGCCGTTACTAAATGGAATTAACCAATACCATACTTTGCTGTCATCAGGATGTACAGAAATCAAGATCTTGTTACGATCATAGCCCTCAGTGGTAATATTATCTTCAATATGAGTAAAGATAGCGCGCCTTGGCGGTAGTGTCGAAGGCTCTTCTAGCCCGAGTAAACGCGGTAACACACGGCCAAACCCACTGGCATCAAGAATAAAATCAGCTTCTATCTCATAACTTGTTTGGTTTTCATCGAGCACTGTTAATAGCGGTTTTTCTCTGTCGATATCAATATTTTTAACTTCGTGTTGATAATGGATTGTGACGCCTTGTTGCTCTGCTGTGTCAGCAAGCAGTTTATCGAATTGACCACGTTGAACTTGGAAAGTAGTGCCTTCACCTGAAGTGTATTTATCAGTGAAATCAAACTCTGTATGTTGGCCATTAGCGTGAAAGGCAGCGCCATTTTTAAATTGAAAACCTGCCGCATTAACAGCATTAAACATATCCGCTTTTTTAAGCGATTCCATGCACGCTGGTAATAAGCTTTCGCCTATTGAAAAACGGGGGAATGTTGATTTTTCAATGATCGTTGCGTTGATGCCTTGCTTGTTTAGCAGTGCTGCTGCAAGTGAACCTGAAGGGCCAGCGCCGATAATAACGACGTGTGCGGGATGTGTTAATGACACAAAGAATTCCTTTATTATGTCGAGTTTAGACCCGGCAGATTAATATAATAATGTATTTAATAGGCTGATTTTATCACATGTTTAATGATGGTTTAAAAATTATCGGTAAATGGAAAAAATTAGTTGATATCCGTCAATACTATAGACGATCTTATTACTGAAAGGTGATGATTTAACCTATCGGTTGCTAAAAACAGGTTGGTAAATAGATAGTTGGTGCGTATATAGATTTTAAAGTATAGAAATTTGTATGAATATAGGGTGTTGAGGCATTGAGCGTTGTCACAATGACTACTCAGTGTTATAACTATTAGCCATTGAATGACCGTTTTAAGGATCTGCCACCATGGAACACCTCCGCTTTATTGAGAGCATCGATACCATTATGTATGACCTCTCTCGAGAGTTGCCTAAATACCAACGCTACAACCGTTTGTTACAGGCATGGCGTGATACGTTTGCATGTGACGCCTGTGTGTTGTTAAAGCTAGAAGGCGATAACTTGGTGCCTAAGTCTGCAAACGGCTTACAAATAGAGGCAATGGGGCGACATTTTCCTATTACTGAACACCCTCGATTTGAGCAGATTTTAGCGCACTATGATGATGGTAGTCATAATGAAATACAAAAGAAAGTACATAGATTTGATGCCGCATGTGAGCTTCCTGATCCTTATGATGGTTTGATTCAAACACCTGATGGTCAGTTGAACGTGCACGATTGTATGGGGGCGGTGCTAGTTATTGATAACAAGCCGTGGGGTATTGTTACTATGGATGCGCTTAATCCAAAACGTTTTGATTCACTCGATCCTGCCATGTTAAATTCAATGATCGGCTTAACCGAGGTGGTGATAAAAACTGCTAGCTTAATTTTTGCATTAGACCAAAAAGTACAACATCAAGAGCAGGTGACTGCCAGCCTTATTAATGAGAAATTCAGTGAAGAAATGATAGGTTCGAGTTCAGCAATGAACATGTTGAATTTAGAAATAGATTTAGTGGCAGACTCTGACTTAGCTGCCTTGATATACGGTGAGTCAGGTTCAGGTAAAGAGCTGGTGGCGCGTAAAATCCATATGGCATCTAAGCGCGCTAAAGAAGCTTTGATCACCGTAAACTGTGCTGCATTACCAGAAACCATGGTTGAAAGTGAGTTGTTTGGGCATGTCGCTGGTGCATTTACTGGTGCGACCAAAAACCGTTTGGGTAAATTCGAACTTGCTGATGGCGGAACCTTATTTCTGGATGAAATCGGCGAGCTACCTCTATCTATTCAGGCTAAGCTATTACGGGTTATTCAGTTTGGTGAGTTGCAGCGCCTAGGCAGCGATAAGCCCCATAAGGTAGATGTACGGCTAATTACTGCAACTAATCGGGACTTAGCTAAAGAGGTGTTAGAAGGGCGCTTTAGAGATGATTTGTATCACAGATTAACTGTCTATCCATTAAAAGTGCCGAGCCTACGTGAACGTGGTAATGACATTTTGCTATTAGCGGGTAACTTCCTTGCCAAGATCCAACGTAAGGTGGGACTAAATAACTTAACGCTAGCAAAAGATGCTGAGCGTGCATTATTGGCGTATGAATGGCCGGGTAATGTGCGAGAGCTTGAGCATTTATTAAGTCGCGCGTCATTAAGAGCGGCTGCTCGCAATCGTAAAGATGATCGTGTCGTGGTATTAGAAAGTTGTGATTTAGATATTAATACCTTAGATAAGAGCTCAGATCTCCAAACTTTAGGTGATGATAGTACGCCATCGTCCCTATTAGCAACAGACACTGCTGGCACAACCGTTGTAACCCCTAGCGTTGGTGAAAATGACATCGTTATTAATACGCTGGATAACGATAATAGCTTAAAGCAAATAACCGATGATTTTCAAACTCAGTTTATTAAAAAAATGCTAGCTGAGAATAATGGTAACTCTGCTGCCACAGCACGTGCGATAGGGGTTGATAGAAGTAATTTACATCGATTAATGAAGCGACTTAATGTCCAGTAATCAATTTTTAGTAATAAAGGTTCAGTAATAAATGTTCAGTAAGCTATATTAATTAATTCACTTTAACTAAGTGAATGCTCTTGTTAATCAAAAGCGGGTGAAGATCGTATAAAAAGGCGGTAGTGATGTGAATCACTACCGCCTTTTTACAAGTTACATTAACAAATAACGGATTGCTTATTAAGCAGTCGCTGTTAATTCAACAGTATGGCCTAAGGTTGTTTTTTTAAAAACACTAGACAGTTTAATTGATAACAATATTGCTGCCATTGTTAGACCAGAGATAAAGCCAATCCAGAAACCAGCAGGACCCATCGCAGGTACAACCAGGTCTGTTAATGCGAGTGTATAACCAATCGTCATGCCGACAGCCCAATAAGAGAGTAGGGTGATGGCAAAAATAATCTTGGTTTCTTTATAACCACGTAATGCACCTGCGGCGATAACCTGCACGGCATCCGAGATTTGATACACTGCAGCAATCAGCATTAAGCCTGTCGCTATGTTAATTGTGGTCATGTCTTCGGTATAAATCTCTGCAATTTCGTTACGCAGTACGATAGTAAAGATTGCCGTAATAACAGAAAAACCAACGCCCATCCACATAGCTGTGATACTTGCAGATTTCGCTTGTAGTGGTTTTTTCTCACCGACATATTGGCCAACAACAATCGTTGCAGCAATACCTAAACTTAGCGGTAGCATAAACACCATTGATGAGAAGTTTAACGCCACCTGATGCGCAGCAACTGTGATAGCGCCAAGCGGTGCTAACAAGATTGATACAACTGCAAATAGGGTCACTTCACAGAACATCGATGCGGCAATTGGAAAGCCAACACCAATGATATGTGACATCTCTTTTTTATC
Proteins encoded in this window:
- the hmpA gene encoding NO-inducible flavohemoprotein codes for the protein MLTQQTIDIIKATVPAVSVHANDITAHFYPLMFREYPEVKRFFNQSNQAGNAQPKALANALVAYAGNIENLSVLEAAVNRIVNKHVSLNILPEQYAIVGECLLKSIKAVLGDAATDAVIEAWGQAYWQLADLLIAAEEAAYTANAEKEGGWRGERDFKVTSKVAESENITSFYLTPTDGRPVSSFTPGQFIGLVLNIDGEETRRQYSLSDSPNSEYLRISIKREEGGAASNHLHNKVQAGDTLRVLAPAGDFVLKDNKKPVVLVTGGVGITPAISMLNSLKDTDRPIHFIHAAMNTKVHAFRDHVKCLAAENDNIKPYFVYSHATAECQPDATGFINLAMLEEKIGHDRDVEFYFLGPKPFMQAMNGFAPKLKIPAENVHFEFFGPAEDLNIDPAA
- a CDS encoding GNAT family N-acetyltransferase — encoded protein: MKLIIRDVQKADAQGIMDILNPIIEGGLYTILDSTFSLEEEEQFIQDFPERGVFNVASNAEESTIVGFQNVEPFATYTHAFDHVGIIGTYVDGSYRRQGVASSLFNSTFERARAQGYEKLFAYVREDNKNALATYLKHGFEVIGTAKRHAKINGKYIDEVLIEKML
- a CDS encoding DUF3291 domain-containing protein codes for the protein MHLAQLNIAKAKYALEAPEIKEFVDNLEPVNNTAETSDGFIWRLKDENGDATSIQAFSDPNIIVNMSVWQSPDALKNFMFRTHHRDFLRRKKEWFDIIPEDSYVLWWVPIGHIPTVEEAVSKLEYLRNNGDSPTAFTFKSNFSSEEFLADSA
- a CDS encoding YgjV family protein, translating into MSLFFISQVLVAIAICFDLMSFQFKERQKIVACLFCAGVLISSHFILLEQWTAASLMVIATVRYLVSIFSTSPKLKYLFGSASLIATVLTYSGLISVLSFLASSFQTVAAFNKDDKRLRELMVVGTSLWLVHNYLIGSPTAVIMEALFITSNLVGYYRYYYKKEAVI
- a CDS encoding NAD(P)/FAD-dependent oxidoreductase, whose product is MSLTHPAHVVIIGAGPSGSLAAALLNKQGINATIIEKSTFPRFSIGESLLPACMESLKKADMFNAVNAAGFQFKNGAAFHANGQHTEFDFTDKYTSGEGTTFQVQRGQFDKLLADTAEQQGVTIHYQHEVKNIDIDREKPLLTVLDENQTSYEIEADFILDASGFGRVLPRLLGLEEPSTLPPRRAIFTHIEDNITTEGYDRNKILISVHPDDSKVWYWLIPFSNGTCSFGVVGEPEFFANYPDDHLAALKQLATEESNLKVLLSQASYPNPCGTIMGYSANVTKLFERNFALLGNAGEFLDPVFSSGVTIAMKSAELAADLLVKQFNNEAVDWQTEYADTLMTGVNAFRCYVEGWYTGEFQDVVLHNNPNPKIKQMICSILAGYAWDKSNPFVAEPTRRLKAVAAICKV
- the norR gene encoding nitric oxide reductase transcriptional regulator NorR, with translation MEHLRFIESIDTIMYDLSRELPKYQRYNRLLQAWRDTFACDACVLLKLEGDNLVPKSANGLQIEAMGRHFPITEHPRFEQILAHYDDGSHNEIQKKVHRFDAACELPDPYDGLIQTPDGQLNVHDCMGAVLVIDNKPWGIVTMDALNPKRFDSLDPAMLNSMIGLTEVVIKTASLIFALDQKVQHQEQVTASLINEKFSEEMIGSSSAMNMLNLEIDLVADSDLAALIYGESGSGKELVARKIHMASKRAKEALITVNCAALPETMVESELFGHVAGAFTGATKNRLGKFELADGGTLFLDEIGELPLSIQAKLLRVIQFGELQRLGSDKPHKVDVRLITATNRDLAKEVLEGRFRDDLYHRLTVYPLKVPSLRERGNDILLLAGNFLAKIQRKVGLNNLTLAKDAERALLAYEWPGNVRELEHLLSRASLRAAARNRKDDRVVVLESCDLDINTLDKSSDLQTLGDDSTPSSLLATDTAGTTVVTPSVGENDIVINTLDNDNSLKQITDDFQTQFIKKMLAENNGNSAATARAIGVDRSNLHRLMKRLNVQ
- a CDS encoding MATE family efflux transporter, which translates into the protein MQKYRSEVSNLFKLMVPILIAQLAFTVMGFVDTVMAGAVSATDMAAVAIANSIWFPVLMFLVGILMAITPIVAQLYGAKRQSEIAQVVQQGIWFVLIIFLPMMALLYYSPMILDFMHVEDRLAELTTDYLRMISLALPFACGYQVIRSYHEGLGITKPTMVIGLIGIMVNVPANYIFINGHFGMPALGGVGCAVASVLVFIAMCISMIAYSYFHKDFKDIKLFDKVYAIDKKEMSHIIGVGFPIAASMFCEVTLFAVVSILLAPLGAITVAAHQVALNFSSMVFMLPLSLGIAATIVVGQYVGEKKPLQAKSASITAMWMGVGFSVITAIFTIVLRNEIAEIYTEDMTTINIATGLMLIAAVYQISDAVQVIAAGALRGYKETKIIFAITLLSYWAVGMTIGYTLALTDLVVPAMGPAGFWIGFISGLTMAAILLSIKLSSVFKKTTLGHTVELTATA